One genomic segment of Bombina bombina isolate aBomBom1 chromosome 4, aBomBom1.pri, whole genome shotgun sequence includes these proteins:
- the LOC128655642 gene encoding gastrula zinc finger protein XlCGF7.1-like — translation MSDNNQTSDLPDAHGDADNADIGKAQRKEDLCMKRQLGPTDEETSDSISSGRTDVTSSDGSAVEHEEELNVYDQLNSEEDEVPINTTTGSFTNCSADASFSLQNQRSHVGNVCSECGKCFTVKSSLIRHQKMHTGEKAFSCSDCEKCFTLKSHFIAHQKIHTRERGFLCSECEKCFTKKSSLNRHQKIHKGEKEFLCSECEKSFTSKSSLIRHQKIHAGEKDFLCSECGKCFTLKSTLDNHMKIHTGEKEFSCSKCRKCFTQQSTLRNHQRVHIKENQSLTSEAQRPTHSCHSL, via the exons acgCAGATAATGCTGATATAGGGAAAGCTCAGAGAAAAGAAGATCTGTGTATGAAGCGTCAGCTGGGACCAACAGATGAAGAAACCAGTGACAGTATCAgctcag GCCGTACTGATGTGACATCTTCAGATGGCTCAGCGGTTGAGCATGAAGAAGAACTGAATGTATATGATCAGTTGAATtctgaggaggatgaagttcctataaatacgaCTACAG GTAGCTTCACAAACTGCAGTGCTGATGCTTCTTTCagtcttcaaaatcaaagaagccacgttggaaatgtatgttctgaatgtgggaaatgttttactgtgAAATCatctcttattaggcatcagaaaatgcatacaggggagaaagcattttcatgttctgactgtgagaaatgttttactctgaaatcccATTTTAttgcgcatcagaaaattcatacaagagagagaggatttttatgttctgaatgtgaaaaatgttttaccaaaaaatcatctcttaataggcatcagaaaattcataaagggGAGAAAGAGTTTTTGTGTTCTGAATGTGAAAAAAGTTTTACTTCAAAATCttctcttattaggcatcagaaaattcatgcaGGGGAGAAAGACTttttgtgttctgaatgtgggaaatgttttactttgaAATCAACTCTTGATAATCatatgaaaattcatacaggggagaaagaatTTTCGTGTTCTAAATgtaggaaatgttttactcagcaaTCAACCCTTAGAAATCATCAGAGAGTTCATATTAAAGAAAATCAGAGCTTAACCTCTGAAGCGCAGAGGCCAACACATAGTTGTCATTCACTCTAA